The segment CGGAACTGCTCACCGATGTGCGGCGCCGTGCGATCCGTCGCCACCGGCGCAACGGTTGCAGCGAGGCACAGATCGAGCGCCTCACGCGTTTCCTCTCCCCCGATCACACCGACACCCTGATACTCGGCTTTGCGCGCCGCTTCGCCACCTACAAACGCGCGACGCTGCTGTTTCAGGATCCGGAACGGCTGGCCCGCCTGCTCAATGATCCGCATCGTCCTGTGGTGCTGATCTTCGCCGGCAAGGCCCACCCCCAAGACCTGCCGGGGCAGCAACTCATCCACACCATTCACGAATACTCGATGCGGCCGGAGTTCGAGGGGCGTATCGTGCTTTTGGAAGGGTATGATCTGGCGCTGGCGCGCAAAATGGTGGTCGGCGTCGATGTCTGGATCAACACCCCCGAGTACCCCCTGGAGGCTTGCGGCACCTCGGGGGAGAAAGCCGGGATCAACGGCGTGCTCAATCTCAGTGTGCTCGATGGCTGGTGGGGGGAGGCCTTCAACGGCAGCAACGGCTGGGGTATCACACCCCACGATCCGCATCTGGATCTCGCTGTCCGTAACCGCGAAGAAGGTCGGGAGCTGATGGATCTGCTGGAGCAGGAGGTGGCTCCGCTCTACTTCGACCGCGACGGTCACGGCTTCTCGGAGGGCTGGATCGAACGCTCCAAGAATTCCATGAAGACCCTCATCCCCCAATACAATTCTCAACGCATGGTGATGGACTATGTGATGCAGTACTACGGACCGGCCAATCTGCAGTACCAGACCCTGCGCGCCGCGGGCGGCGAACCGGCGAGCCGATTGGCCGAGTGGAAAAAGCGCATCGCTGCGGCCTGGCCGCACGTCACCATCCGCCGCCTCGATCAGGCCCGTGATTTCATCCTGGCCGGTGATGCGCTACCGCTGGACGTGGCGGTGCACCTCGGCGAACTGACGGCGGACGATGTGGTCGTCGAATGTCTGATCGGTCGGGATCAGGAGAACGGGGAGTTTACGATCCAGTCGCATTTCCCGTTGCACAAAACCGCCACCAACGAGCAGGGCGAAACCCTCTTTCACCTTGAACTGACCCCCAATCTGCCCGGCCTGCAGCACTACATGGTCCGGGTTTATCCCTACCACGAACTGCTCAGCAGCCCGTTCGAGATGGGCTGCATGATCTGGTTATGAGGCATACCACGAGACCAGCAGGTAGAGCAGACCGTTAGATGCCAACACCACCCAGCCGATGGCGCGCTGCAACCCCTCGGTCAGTCGGGTCCGGCCAAACAACGGCAGCAAATAGTGTTCGACGAAACCGCCGCCGAAGGCCTGCTGCCCGGCCTGCACGCGAAGGCGTTTTTCCAGCGGGGTAAGCGGGCACGTCCAGCCGACAACCATGATCAGCCCCGCCCAGATCGCGATCGGCAGCTGCAGCCAGATCAGCGCGGGCCACGCGAACAGCAACAGAGCACCGAGCAGAGCGAAGGCAACGAAGAGCAGGTGCACCGCCAACACCAGCTCCGCGATCAGGCGGTAGACCGGTTTCATCGTCCATAACTCTGCAGCAGACCCGCAAGCCATTTCGTATCCAACGCCTCCAGCCGCGACCATTCAAAGCGCCAGTTCCAGTTCCCTTCGCTGGTGCCGGGGGTGTTCATGCGGTGTTCGCGATCGAGCGCCAGGAGATCCTGCAGCGGCACCACCGCCAGTCGCGCTACCGAGCGCAGCGCGGCACGGATCAACGGCCACGGCATCGTTTCCTGCGGATGGCCGAGGTAGGCCAGCAATCGCTGGCGGGTCTCCTCGGGAAGCGCGGCATACCAACCCACGGTGGTGTCGTTGTCGTGCGTGCCGGTGTAGACGACCCGGTTCGAGCGATGATTGTGGGGAAGATAGGGATTGCTGCTGTCGCCATCGAAAGCGAACTGCAGGATACACATGCCGGGCAACCCGAACCGCCGGCGCAGGGTGTGCACCTCGGGGGTGATGTGGCCGAGGTCTTCGGCGATCAGGGGCAGCGATTCAAAACGCGCATGCAGCCATTCGAACAGCACCTCGCCAGGCACTTCCACCCACCTGCCCTCGCGGGCCGTCGCGCTGGACGCCGGGATCTGCCAACAGGCCTGAAAACCGCGGAAATGATCGACCCGCACCCAGTCGAAGAGCCGCAGCTGGGTTGCCAGACGCTGCTCCCACCAGGTAAAGCCCTCGGCAGTCATGCGATCCCAGTTGTAGAGCGGGTTGCCCCAGCGTTGCCCATCCGCCGCGAAATAGTCCGGAGGCACGCCCGCCACGAATCGCGCGTGTCCCTCCTCGTCGAGCATAAACAGATCCGGACGCGCCCACACC is part of the Pseudomonadota bacterium genome and harbors:
- a CDS encoding DUF2784 domain-containing protein, translating into MKPVYRLIAELVLAVHLLFVAFALLGALLLFAWPALIWLQLPIAIWAGLIMVVGWTCPLTPLEKRLRVQAGQQAFGGGFVEHYLLPLFGRTRLTEGLQRAIGWVVLASNGLLYLLVSWYAS
- the malQ gene encoding 4-alpha-glucanotransferase — its product is MSRRTLDRRRAGVLLHPASLPGGVDNGDLGPDAHRFIDWLADAGFSVWQMLPVGPTHRDRSPYQSFSVHAGNPQLISLDRVQKQGWLTEAERERTDATETARVHALRSARKRFEQHAEPGEKTAFVAFVNETAHWLEDYALFQALRAEQGERPWWEWPAPLRTRDAQALQAARQRLAEAIGQQRFEQYLFFSQWWALRDHARSRGVKLFGDLPIFVAHDSAEVWARPDLFMLDEEGHARFVAGVPPDYFAADGQRWGNPLYNWDRMTAEGFTWWEQRLATQLRLFDWVRVDHFRGFQACWQIPASSATAREGRWVEVPGEVLFEWLHARFESLPLIAEDLGHITPEVHTLRRRFGLPGMCILQFAFDGDSSNPYLPHNHRSNRVVYTGTHDNDTTVGWYAALPEETRQRLLAYLGHPQETMPWPLIRAALRSVARLAVVPLQDLLALDREHRMNTPGTSEGNWNWRFEWSRLEALDTKWLAGLLQSYGR